Proteins from a single region of Sphaerochaeta globosa str. Buddy:
- a CDS encoding peptidylprolyl isomerase, with protein sequence MKRRAIVITLMLLVGFQLAAATIGAPAATVRLTKTTPISMAELDAEVAEYQASAKAAGQDPATIDPLQVLNLLINNELFRQGAARDGVKITDSMIDSAYASQKANLEASYNQVISDEQFAEVITNNFGSVEAYRKMVGEQLMVDSYIRLKKADTLNTPVSITEAEISSFYRKNKTQFVSPETVKLSHIYIPLTDDQTANAKNKATLEDVAAKIKAGTLTFEKAVVDYSQDPQSKSKAGDIGWLTMDNADALSGLGDAFFDVAFTTEVGTTSSVVTSLTGYHILKILAYNETKILGLDEAISPNTTSTIRDYIKNELSSAKQQETYYKAINSLVDELRKSATVNILYKK encoded by the coding sequence ATGAAACGTAGAGCAATTGTTATCACACTCATGCTGCTTGTTGGTTTTCAACTTGCTGCTGCCACCATCGGAGCACCTGCTGCAACTGTAAGGCTTACCAAGACTACACCTATCAGCATGGCTGAGCTCGATGCCGAAGTTGCCGAATATCAAGCAAGTGCCAAAGCAGCGGGACAAGACCCTGCGACTATAGATCCTTTACAGGTACTTAATCTTCTTATCAACAATGAACTCTTTCGTCAGGGAGCCGCCCGTGATGGGGTCAAGATTACTGATAGCATGATTGATAGTGCGTATGCTTCACAAAAAGCAAACTTGGAAGCTTCCTACAACCAGGTGATTAGCGATGAACAATTTGCTGAAGTTATTACAAATAACTTTGGTTCCGTTGAGGCATATCGGAAAATGGTAGGTGAGCAATTGATGGTTGACTCCTATATCAGGCTGAAGAAGGCTGACACGTTGAATACGCCTGTTTCCATCACTGAAGCGGAAATCAGCAGCTTCTATAGAAAAAACAAAACCCAGTTTGTCAGTCCAGAAACGGTAAAGCTCAGTCATATCTACATTCCTTTGACTGATGATCAAACGGCGAATGCCAAGAACAAGGCAACCTTGGAAGATGTGGCTGCAAAAATCAAAGCAGGTACCCTGACCTTTGAGAAGGCTGTTGTTGACTATTCACAGGATCCTCAGAGTAAGAGCAAGGCAGGCGATATCGGTTGGCTTACCATGGATAATGCTGATGCTCTGAGTGGACTCGGCGATGCCTTTTTCGATGTAGCATTCACCACTGAAGTGGGGACTACCAGTTCAGTGGTGACGTCCTTGACTGGATATCATATCCTGAAAATCCTTGCATACAACGAAACCAAGATTCTTGGTTTGGATGAAGCAATCAGTCCCAATACTACCAGCACGATTCGCGATTATATCAAGAATGAGCTTTCTTCTGCCAAACAGCAGGAGACTTATTACAAAGCTATCAATAGCCTTGTTGATGAGTTGCGCAAGAGTGCAACGGTAAATATCCTCTATAAGAAGTAA
- a CDS encoding flavodoxin family protein, which yields MRVCVLYAPASKGNEKMKMIAKALSEGISAQGHVVDVLDMTLETGKIVSFYDYLVIGTESPTFFGGKIPSSVSSFLKTAGSISGKRCMAFITKGGVRSMKTLLSLMKVMEKEGMFLKKSELIPKVEFAKAVGKHLQI from the coding sequence ATGCGAGTTTGTGTATTATACGCGCCGGCATCAAAAGGCAATGAGAAAATGAAAATGATCGCTAAAGCGCTGTCTGAGGGTATTTCAGCTCAAGGACACGTTGTTGATGTCCTGGATATGACTCTTGAGACTGGAAAAATCGTTTCGTTCTATGACTATTTGGTAATCGGAACAGAAAGCCCAACCTTTTTCGGAGGAAAAATCCCTTCATCAGTATCAAGTTTCTTAAAGACTGCTGGTTCGATTTCCGGAAAACGTTGCATGGCTTTTATCACCAAAGGCGGGGTTCGATCCATGAAAACATTACTTTCCTTGATGAAAGTCATGGAGAAAGAAGGAATGTTCCTCAAAAAGAGTGAATTGATTCCGAAGGTGGAATTTGCCAAGGCTGTAGGCAAACATCTGCAGATTTGA
- the secG gene encoding preprotein translocase subunit SecG, with product MGVLSIILLVLFVIVSLLLIFLVAVQDEQSEGLGGIFGGGSNTAFGSHASSVVTKATGTLAVLFLVLALVVAFVNKTPSQDKLLDSVTTEQVQQTTDWWNASEAAPAEVVPSTN from the coding sequence ATGGGTGTTTTGAGCATTATTCTGTTGGTATTATTCGTAATCGTCAGCCTGCTTTTGATCTTTCTTGTCGCAGTACAGGATGAGCAGAGTGAAGGCTTGGGTGGCATTTTTGGTGGTGGAAGCAATACTGCCTTTGGTTCACACGCAAGCAGTGTTGTAACGAAAGCCACGGGAACACTTGCCGTACTCTTTTTGGTACTAGCTCTCGTAGTAGCCTTTGTCAACAAGACACCGTCTCAAGACAAACTGCTCGATTCTGTAACCACTGAACAGGTACAGCAGACAACAGACTGGTGGAATGCCAGTGAAGCTGCCCCCGCCGAAGTTGTACCCAGTACAAACTAG
- the tpiA gene encoding triose-phosphate isomerase, whose product MRKPYIAGNWKMNMTPSEGAAFAKELVKALQGSSTKVMIAPPFVTIPAVVEAVKGSSIIVAAQNMSDNLNGAFTGEVSALMLKDLGVTNVILGHSERRALYGETDQFINKKVLLALSQGMDVDLCIGETLSEREGGKLEELLTRQITEGLKGVTELQMKHITLAYEPVWAIGTGKTATPEDADSAHAFIRSLIEKLYTKGVAEELIIQYGGSVKASNAKALMSKEHIDGALVGGASLSVEQFLPIVNFDR is encoded by the coding sequence ATGAGAAAACCCTATATTGCAGGCAACTGGAAAATGAATATGACCCCTAGCGAAGGTGCTGCCTTCGCCAAGGAGTTGGTCAAGGCTTTGCAGGGCTCTTCAACCAAGGTAATGATTGCTCCCCCCTTCGTTACCATTCCCGCTGTCGTAGAGGCTGTAAAAGGCTCGTCCATTATTGTTGCAGCCCAGAATATGAGCGACAATCTCAATGGCGCGTTTACTGGTGAGGTGAGTGCTCTGATGCTCAAGGACCTCGGGGTTACCAACGTCATTCTTGGACACAGTGAAAGAAGAGCCTTGTATGGTGAGACCGACCAGTTTATCAACAAGAAGGTATTACTTGCTCTCTCTCAAGGCATGGATGTTGATTTGTGCATTGGCGAAACCCTTTCTGAACGGGAAGGCGGCAAGCTTGAGGAATTATTGACCAGGCAGATCACTGAAGGTTTGAAAGGTGTTACCGAGCTTCAGATGAAGCACATTACCTTGGCATACGAACCGGTGTGGGCTATTGGAACCGGGAAAACAGCAACTCCCGAAGATGCTGATTCAGCTCATGCTTTTATCCGCTCTCTTATTGAAAAACTCTATACAAAGGGTGTTGCAGAAGAGCTCATTATACAGTATGGTGGTTCAGTGAAGGCTTCGAATGCGAAAGCCTTGATGTCCAAGGAGCATATCGATGGTGCATTGGTCGGCGGAGCTTCTCTTTCAGTGGAGCAGTTCCTTCCGATTGTGAACTTCGATAGGTAA
- a CDS encoding phosphoglycerate kinase codes for MILNTIRDYDFSNKKALVRVDFNVPLKDGVVTDDTRIQAALPTISYLLEHGATVVVMSHFGRPKGKKNPEFSMAPIAKRFSELLGKQVILAKDVIGPEVALQVAGLKKGDVLLLENVRFYAEEETNDPEFSKNLASFGDVYVNDAFGTAHRAHASTEGVAHFLPSFAGFLIEKEVKFMAPLLENPDKPFVAIIGGSKVSSKISVLESLVRTCNTIVIGGGMAYTFLAVQGHSIGKSLVEEDYKETAASFLAKAKEKGVQVILPVDHLCGEEFKEDTAVVTIDSADIPQNLIGMDIGPKTVALIVAAVSQAKSVVWNGPMGVFEFNSFANGTLTVAKALAQSNATTVVGGGDSVAAINKFNLADKISHVSTGGGASLEFLEGQVLPGIKALEK; via the coding sequence ATGATTCTTAATACTATTCGGGACTATGATTTCTCAAATAAGAAAGCCTTGGTTCGTGTGGATTTCAACGTACCCTTGAAGGATGGCGTTGTAACTGACGATACCCGCATTCAGGCAGCTCTTCCTACTATCAGTTATTTGCTGGAGCATGGTGCAACCGTTGTGGTCATGAGCCATTTCGGCCGGCCAAAGGGGAAGAAGAACCCTGAATTTTCCATGGCGCCTATCGCGAAGCGTTTTTCTGAGCTGTTGGGTAAGCAAGTAATCCTTGCCAAGGATGTAATTGGTCCTGAAGTGGCACTTCAGGTTGCCGGCCTGAAAAAGGGTGACGTATTGTTGCTTGAAAACGTTCGCTTCTACGCTGAAGAGGAAACCAACGATCCCGAATTTTCAAAGAATCTGGCTAGTTTTGGTGATGTGTATGTCAATGATGCGTTCGGCACTGCCCATCGTGCTCATGCTTCCACAGAAGGTGTTGCACACTTTCTTCCTTCCTTTGCAGGATTCCTGATTGAGAAGGAAGTTAAGTTCATGGCACCGCTGCTGGAGAATCCTGACAAGCCATTTGTTGCAATCATCGGTGGTTCGAAGGTTTCCAGCAAGATTAGTGTTTTGGAAAGTTTGGTTCGTACCTGCAATACCATCGTTATTGGTGGCGGCATGGCCTATACCTTCCTTGCTGTACAGGGTCACAGTATCGGCAAAAGCCTTGTAGAAGAAGATTACAAAGAGACTGCAGCATCCTTTCTTGCAAAGGCCAAGGAAAAGGGCGTACAGGTTATTCTTCCTGTAGACCACCTCTGTGGTGAGGAATTCAAGGAAGATACTGCTGTAGTTACCATCGATTCTGCAGACATTCCACAAAATTTGATCGGAATGGACATTGGACCTAAGACCGTAGCGCTTATTGTAGCTGCTGTCTCACAAGCAAAGAGTGTAGTTTGGAATGGCCCGATGGGTGTTTTTGAGTTCAACTCCTTTGCGAACGGAACCCTTACGGTAGCCAAAGCTTTGGCTCAAAGTAATGCAACAACGGTTGTCGGTGGCGGAGACTCTGTAGCAGCCATCAACAAGTTCAATCTAGCTGACAAAATCAGTCACGTCAGTACCGGTGGTGGTGCTTCCCTCGAGTTCCTCGAAGGCCAAGTGCTTCCTGGTATTAAGGCATTGGAGAAATAA